In a genomic window of Rhodothermales bacterium:
- a CDS encoding 6-phosphofructokinase — protein MAGYKGTIGILTGGGDVPGLNPAIRGVTIRALREGYRVIGIRRGWAGLVDVVPDKHADNSANVMELTEDIVNRAGRTGGTFLHSSRTRPSTLPKGAVPAHLRDTYTDDVNDVTPAVLNHLEFLGIDFLIPIGGDDTLSYGHRLHNQGVKVVAIPKTMDNDVPGTDYCIGFGTCVTRTIELTHALRTSAGSHERFLVIEVFGRYAGFTAVLPTMAGAANRCVIPEHDFDMENLAELMVYDRNRNPSRYSVVLVSEGARIKGDDEMSYLGEEADQYGHKKLGGIGDKVASALKNLSAKYNNGRRIDVINQRLGYMVRSGNPDALDSIVPMAYGTLALELVMKGVSGRLVCVREGCYGNVPIDVIEGTKKVVDVDLYYNTERLRPKFDAFMQSPLFLMSSGALPATR, from the coding sequence ATGGCAGGTTACAAAGGGACGATTGGTATTTTGACAGGTGGTGGCGATGTGCCGGGGCTCAACCCGGCGATCCGTGGGGTTACGATCCGCGCGCTACGCGAGGGGTATCGGGTGATTGGCATCCGGCGCGGTTGGGCGGGTCTCGTGGACGTGGTGCCCGATAAACACGCCGACAACAGCGCTAACGTGATGGAATTGACGGAGGACATCGTGAACCGCGCCGGCCGTACCGGCGGCACGTTCCTCCACAGTTCGCGCACGCGCCCGAGCACGTTGCCGAAAGGGGCGGTGCCGGCGCATCTGCGCGACACCTACACTGACGACGTTAACGACGTGACGCCGGCGGTGCTGAACCACCTCGAGTTCCTGGGTATCGACTTCCTGATCCCGATCGGGGGGGACGACACGCTGAGCTACGGCCACCGGCTGCACAATCAGGGTGTGAAGGTGGTAGCGATTCCGAAGACGATGGACAACGATGTGCCGGGCACGGACTATTGCATCGGCTTCGGCACCTGTGTCACGCGCACCATCGAGCTCACGCACGCGCTCCGCACCTCTGCTGGCTCGCACGAACGGTTTCTGGTGATCGAGGTCTTCGGGCGGTACGCCGGCTTCACGGCCGTGCTGCCAACGATGGCTGGCGCCGCCAACCGCTGCGTCATCCCGGAGCACGACTTCGACATGGAGAACCTGGCCGAGCTGATGGTCTACGACCGGAATCGCAACCCGAGCCGGTATTCGGTGGTGCTGGTATCGGAAGGCGCCCGCATCAAGGGGGATGATGAGATGTCGTACCTCGGAGAGGAGGCCGATCAGTACGGGCACAAGAAGTTGGGCGGCATTGGCGACAAGGTGGCGAGTGCCCTCAAGAACCTCTCCGCCAAATACAACAACGGCCGGCGGATCGACGTGATCAATCAGCGCCTCGGCTACATGGTGCGCTCGGGCAATCCGGACGCGCTGGACTCGATCGTGCCGATGGCATACGGAACCCTCGCGCTCGAACTCGTGATGAAGGGCGTTTCGGGCCGGCTGGTTTGCGTCCGTGAAGGATGTTACGGCAACGTCCCCATCGATGTGATCGAGGGCACGAAGAAGGTGGTGGATGTCGATCTGTATTACAATACCGAGCGCCTCCGTCCGAAATTCGACGCCTTCATGCAGAGCCCGCTCTTTCTGATGTCCAGCGGTGCGCTGCCCGCCACGCGCTGA
- a CDS encoding PAS domain S-box protein — protein MKQDEKNDGLFVWIGGFIVLVIFVAELLLPLGDAGGWLYIIGMVIILWMIKPDQVRPFGIACSVAAMLGFFFTADFTADSSEGYFGLVNRLMSVFAIGAVTLLTHRQAELEVEMRRQQVHLTSVVEKRTEGLKQMVDQIDEVKIRLTEAEELGRFGFWEYHPGTQEMIWSMGVFAIYGYPIMPKAPSMHEFLERCHTDDIHRLQQSIQFGMAEQKAYTVEYRIVLPDNSVRWIYNRGRPALDARGRIQMIVGTIQDITDRKVSEMESDEKYFRYTTIFHNAAVAKALIIPNKIILDANVALAQWVGYSLEELKRMPLEQLMHEDDRSMEDVYAREMIVGEIDFFQQEKRFTHKNGRELWGLFSVSAVHDSNDKVTSFAAEIIDITRRKEAETALRKVESSWRESEEALTIAQEKLRSDSTSQDDIDAALASRDEEIEKLQSLIVEFEETHAQSEEALSLAEDVVEYLFGVSGEMLCLIGVDGLYRRVSPLFEDKLGFLPDELEDRSLLEFLHAEDHKGMLGQFEKLEHDQAVARYGFRHRKKDGSYVRLTIDATPSKEHGVYYAVLREMAPARRPEAPARPKTDVRPLTDPLPFLIWILDKDRMCTYVNKKVRDFTGMPFEQLAGAGWSNGIVRTDFNRYLAYYNERFEHAEPMQIVYRYRRHDGVERWMQETCVPMTDAAGAFEGYVCTAIDISALKTVESQFSRAVQEAVDLSDLSSALQVCRRADNTTVLSDNVRIADALVEYASGISHEDLKALMHHAGQQLHLAIQSVLDFSCVRTMPASISHHKVLLEKVTARTLDLLQPLTSDGGPQFSVDVRLHDVMVLTDELMLHRILENLIRNLLPFTRTGMIGIEINADEDLGVVRIKDLGPVLPAAMLSNLADNYRKQGAGEPTLLRSAGLELSLAKRLVELLKGVLTIEDLPHRGIEFTMGFPLAEEVFPPVTGDALPEKVGRRQPMITRPVMTVAASTNHTSARVDVSRAAEQSVERPAPPPAPVSPEEPAGPRLLVAEANPEVHRIVRSLLQPYYTLTIATTMSSAMEQARLVTFDLLLLDVHLEGELSGLELLHRLRSMPQYLETPAIAIAYNTDGFTEEDALHRAGFDGFLRKPFSIVELLDTVDKLTAT, from the coding sequence ATGAAACAGGATGAAAAAAACGACGGCCTGTTCGTGTGGATAGGCGGTTTTATCGTTCTGGTGATCTTCGTGGCCGAGCTGCTCCTGCCGCTCGGGGATGCCGGCGGCTGGCTGTACATCATCGGCATGGTAATCATCCTGTGGATGATCAAGCCGGATCAGGTGCGCCCGTTCGGTATCGCCTGCAGCGTCGCGGCCATGCTGGGGTTCTTTTTTACGGCAGACTTCACCGCGGACTCCTCGGAGGGTTATTTCGGGCTGGTGAACCGCCTCATGTCGGTCTTCGCCATCGGCGCGGTCACGCTGTTGACGCATCGCCAGGCGGAGCTGGAGGTGGAGATGCGCCGGCAGCAAGTGCACCTCACCTCCGTCGTCGAGAAACGAACGGAAGGCCTCAAGCAGATGGTCGACCAGATCGACGAGGTCAAGATCCGGCTGACAGAAGCCGAAGAACTGGGGCGCTTCGGTTTCTGGGAATACCACCCCGGGACGCAGGAGATGATCTGGTCGATGGGCGTATTCGCCATCTACGGCTACCCGATCATGCCGAAGGCTCCGTCCATGCACGAGTTCTTGGAGCGTTGCCACACGGACGACATCCATCGCCTCCAGCAGTCGATCCAGTTCGGCATGGCCGAGCAGAAGGCCTATACGGTAGAGTATCGCATCGTCCTGCCGGACAACTCGGTGCGGTGGATCTACAATCGCGGCCGGCCCGCGCTCGACGCTCGCGGCCGCATCCAGATGATCGTCGGCACCATCCAGGACATCACGGACCGTAAGGTGTCCGAGATGGAATCCGATGAGAAATACTTCCGCTACACGACGATCTTCCACAACGCGGCCGTCGCCAAGGCGCTCATCATCCCCAATAAAATCATCCTGGACGCCAACGTCGCCCTCGCACAGTGGGTAGGGTATAGCCTCGAGGAGTTGAAGCGCATGCCCCTCGAGCAACTCATGCACGAAGACGACCGGTCCATGGAAGATGTCTACGCCCGCGAAATGATCGTCGGGGAGATCGATTTCTTCCAGCAAGAGAAGCGTTTTACCCACAAAAACGGCAGGGAGCTGTGGGGCCTGTTCAGTGTCTCCGCGGTGCACGATTCCAACGACAAGGTGACGAGTTTCGCCGCGGAGATCATCGACATCACCCGCCGAAAAGAGGCGGAGACGGCGCTCCGGAAGGTCGAGTCCTCATGGCGCGAATCCGAAGAAGCGCTGACGATCGCACAGGAAAAGTTACGCTCGGATTCCACCAGCCAGGACGACATCGACGCGGCGCTGGCCTCGCGGGATGAGGAAATCGAAAAGCTCCAATCGCTGATCGTCGAGTTCGAGGAGACGCACGCGCAGTCCGAAGAAGCTCTTTCACTTGCGGAGGACGTGGTGGAGTACCTGTTCGGCGTCTCCGGGGAGATGTTGTGTTTGATCGGGGTGGACGGCCTGTATCGTCGCGTGAGTCCGCTCTTCGAAGACAAACTGGGCTTCTTGCCGGATGAACTGGAGGATCGGTCGTTGCTGGAATTTCTACATGCCGAGGACCACAAAGGGATGCTCGGCCAGTTCGAGAAGCTGGAACATGACCAGGCCGTGGCGCGGTACGGGTTCAGGCACCGCAAAAAGGACGGCTCGTACGTCAGGCTGACGATCGACGCCACGCCCAGCAAGGAGCACGGTGTCTATTATGCCGTGCTGCGCGAGATGGCCCCGGCGCGCCGGCCCGAAGCGCCGGCGCGCCCGAAGACGGACGTGCGCCCGCTGACCGATCCGTTGCCGTTCCTCATCTGGATCCTGGACAAGGACCGGATGTGCACGTATGTCAACAAAAAGGTGCGGGATTTCACCGGCATGCCCTTCGAGCAACTCGCCGGCGCCGGCTGGAGCAACGGCATCGTCCGGACGGATTTTAATCGGTACCTGGCCTATTACAACGAGCGCTTCGAACACGCGGAGCCGATGCAGATCGTCTACCGCTATCGGCGGCACGATGGCGTGGAACGGTGGATGCAGGAGACCTGCGTGCCGATGACCGACGCCGCCGGCGCGTTCGAGGGCTACGTCTGCACCGCCATCGATATCTCGGCGCTGAAAACCGTCGAGTCGCAGTTCTCCCGCGCCGTTCAGGAAGCCGTCGATCTGTCCGATCTCTCCTCGGCCCTCCAGGTCTGCCGGCGCGCCGACAATACCACCGTGCTGTCGGACAACGTCCGGATCGCGGACGCGCTGGTCGAGTATGCGTCCGGCATCAGCCACGAGGACCTCAAGGCGCTCATGCACCACGCCGGCCAGCAGCTCCACCTGGCCATCCAGTCCGTGCTGGACTTCTCCTGTGTGCGTACGATGCCGGCGTCGATCTCGCATCACAAAGTGCTGCTCGAAAAAGTGACCGCGCGGACGCTGGATCTCCTCCAGCCCCTCACCTCCGATGGCGGACCGCAGTTCAGTGTCGACGTGCGCCTGCACGATGTCATGGTGTTGACGGACGAGCTGATGCTCCACCGGATCCTGGAGAACCTGATCCGCAACCTCCTGCCCTTCACGAGGACAGGTATGATCGGCATCGAGATCAACGCGGACGAGGACCTCGGGGTGGTGCGGATCAAGGACCTCGGGCCCGTCCTGCCCGCGGCGATGCTGTCGAACCTGGCCGATAACTACCGGAAACAGGGCGCCGGCGAGCCCACGCTGCTGCGTTCGGCCGGCCTGGAGCTATCGCTGGCCAAACGGCTGGTGGAGTTGCTCAAGGGGGTGCTCACGATCGAGGACCTGCCGCACCGAGGGATCGAGTTCACGATGGGCTTCCCGCTCGCGGAAGAAGTGTTTCCCCCTGTGACCGGCGACGCACTACCGGAAAAAGTAGGGCGCCGGCAACCGATGATTACGCGTCCGGTCATGACCGTGGCCGCGTCCACCAATCACACGTCGGCTCGAGTGGATGTTTCACGCGCAGCGGAACAATCGGTGGAGCGCCCCGCTCCGCCTCCCGCACCCGTATCACCCGAAGAACCCGCCGGCCCGCGCCTGCTGGTCGCCGAGGCCAATCCCGAAGTCCATCGCATCGTCCGCTCGCTCTTACAGCCATATTATACCCTGACGATCGCCACGACGATGTCGTCCGCTATGGAGCAGGCGCGGTTGGTGACGTTTGATCTACTGCTCCTGGACGTCCACCTTGAAGGTGAATTAAGCGGCCTCGAACTGCTCCACCGGCTGCGCAGCATGCCGCAGTACCTCGAGACGCCGGCCATCGCCATCGCCTACAACACGGACGGGTTCACCGAGGAAGACGCCCTGCACCGCGCCGGCTTCGACGGATTCCTGCGAAAGCCCTTCTCGATCGTCGAACTTCTAGACACGGTCGATAAGCTCACGGCAACCTGA
- a CDS encoding ECF-type sigma factor, translating into MPEKDATTGVTHLLEALRQGDQGALDRLFPLVYDHLHELAHGQRRHWLGDDTLNTTALVHEAYLKLVDGAPAGWNGRAHFYGIAAIAMRHILINYAKKRRRKKRGGDQIKLSLDEERLVASGLMDLSPEHADDLVLLDDAMKRLEAISARQVRIVECRFFGGMSVVETAEALRLSPATVKRGWAMAQAWLYREMKEAA; encoded by the coding sequence ATGCCCGAAAAGGACGCGACAACCGGTGTTACCCATCTGCTCGAAGCCCTCCGCCAGGGCGACCAGGGCGCGCTCGACCGGCTGTTTCCGCTCGTCTACGACCACCTCCACGAACTCGCGCACGGTCAGCGTCGGCACTGGCTGGGCGATGATACGCTCAATACAACGGCGCTCGTGCACGAGGCCTACCTGAAGCTGGTCGACGGGGCGCCGGCCGGCTGGAATGGACGAGCCCACTTCTACGGCATCGCGGCGATCGCCATGCGCCACATCCTGATCAATTACGCCAAAAAACGCCGACGTAAAAAACGTGGCGGCGATCAGATCAAACTCTCACTCGACGAAGAGCGGCTTGTGGCCTCGGGTCTGATGGACCTCTCTCCGGAACATGCCGACGACCTGGTGCTGCTGGATGACGCCATGAAACGCCTCGAAGCCATCAGCGCCCGTCAGGTGCGGATCGTCGAATGTCGGTTCTTTGGGGGGATGAGCGTCGTGGAGACGGCCGAGGCGTTGCGCCTGTCGCCGGCCACCGTCAAGCGCGGCTGGGCCATGGCGCAGGCGTGGCTGTATCGGGAAATGAAAGAAGCCGCGTGA